In the Nerophis ophidion isolate RoL-2023_Sa linkage group LG19, RoL_Noph_v1.0, whole genome shotgun sequence genome, one interval contains:
- the nostrin gene encoding nostrin codes for MKDYVSTCSYNQLYQNVRRVSKDGECYFKEFMTVLQQRAELEHTYAKGLQKLAGKLMRASKSMSNNSIYRAWCHVSDEMYSRADAHRSLGNAFQQEAILEIRQVLDEQSKRKRPLDSAIERTEKLVIANWNEQLKTKKKLFGLTREHEALFNYVEKNKSICTEKEKQKMLNRLTKSAELQTRVDEEYFNINMEGHQMRLKWENTLKNCYQIIQELEKQRIEVLCNLLTRYKLHMSSFGQTLKHGQNQIELLAQRVDMDKDIQTLVKETSVTTSENKAEFLMTDYFEEDQKSLMGKERRREAIKVKLYRLEGNISKAKKDCEGIEKLMKSYVENPSFSNQGNIEETEQQLDENSLKLNLLEATHYKLSLTLCELEGKPRSFHQCSDSIVKWKDKDCEHSVVQLTRPVKLRKTPFRTKHSLRASIIYKGPVQTTTCLPTEPSPSSQVFGTVSQVHEDKDHSPITPDICSVGQCKALYSFTPNHDDELTLKEGDLLDIYTKEDHGWWFGALNGQTGHFPSTYVEELPALSCVKSSEA; via the exons ATGAAAGACTATGTCAGCACCTGCTCT TACAACCAACTCTATCAAAATGTGAGACGCGTGTCAAAAGACGGGGAGTGCTACTTCAAGGAATTTATGACTGTTTTGCAGCAAAG GGCTGAGCTGGAGCACACGTATGCTAAGGGGCTACAAAAATTGGCTGGAAAACTAATGAGGGCTTCCAAAAGCATGAGCAACAA CTCCATATACAGAGCCTGGTGCCACGTGTCGGATGAGATGTACTCACGCGCTGACGCCCACAG GTCCCTCGGAAATGCATTTCAGCAAGAGGCCATCTTGGAAATACGTCAGGTCTTAGACGAGCAAAGCAAGAGAAAGAGGCCT CTGGACAGCGCCATCGAGAGAACGGAAAAACTTGTTATTGCGAATTGGAACGAGCAACTCAAG ACAAAGAAGAAACTATTTGGATTAACAAGGGAGCACGAAGCTTTGTTTAACTATGTGgagaaaaataaatcaatatgcacagagaaagaaaaacaaaag ATGCTGAACAGGTTGACAAAGTCAGCAGAGCTGCAGACACGAGTGGATGAGGAGTATTTTAACATCAACATGGAGGGCCATCAGATGAGACTTAAGTGGGAAAACACACTCAAAAACTGCTACCAG ATCATACAGGAGCTGGAGAAACAGCGGATCGAAGTTCTTTGCAACCTTTTGACCCGATACAAACTACACATGTCCAGTTTTGGGCAGACGCTCAAACAT GGCCAAAATCAAATTGAACTGCTGGCCCAGAGGGTGGACATGGATAAAGACATTCAAACATTGGTGAAGGAAACCAGCGTCACAACATCAGAAAACAAAGCCGAATTTTTGATGACTGATTATTTT GAGGAAGACCAAAAATCACTGATGGGCAAAGAACGAAGAAGGGAAGCCATTAAAGTGAAACTCTATCGTTTGGAGGGAAATATATCAAAAGCAAAGAAAGACTGTGAAG GGATTGAAAAGCTGATGAAAAGCTATGTTGAAAACCCTTCGTTTTCAAACCAAGGGAACATTGAGGAGACGGAGCAGCAGCTTGACGAG AACAGTTTAAAGCTGAATCTACTGGAGGCAACTCACTATAAACTCTCTTTAACGCTGTGTGAACTAGAAGGGAAACCCAGGTCCTTCCACCAATGTAGTGACAGCATTGTCAAGTGGAAAGATAAG GACTGTGAGCACAGTGTGGTGCAGCTGACTCGGCCAGTCAAACTAAGGAAGACTCCCTTCAGAACAAAACACTCACTGAGAGCATCCATCATATACAAAGGACCTGTTCAAACCACAACATGTCTGCCAACAGAGCCTTCGCCCAGTAGCCAGGTCTTCGGTACAGTCTCGCAAGTGCATGAGGACAAAGATCACA GTCCAATCACACCAGACATTTGTAGTGTTGGACAATGCAAGGCTTTATATAGCTTCACACCAAACCACGACGATGAATTAACTCTGAAAGAAG GGGATCTACTTGACATATACACGAAAGAAGATCATGGCTGGTGGTTTGGTGCACTTAATGGCCAGACAGGTCATTTTCCATCCACCTATGTTGAGGAGCTGCCTGCACTCAGCTGTGTCAAATCATCAGAAGCCTGA
- the LOC133537866 gene encoding glucose-6-phosphatase 2-like isoform X2, with translation MDGRYIKVLFGQRPYWWVHEALIYNNHSFPRLEQFPITCETGPGSPSGHAMGSSCVWYVMVTSALNSTQSVTVATDQTSKRLWLLRSCLWTIFWIVQISVCISRVFIATHFPHQVVLGLLAGMLVAEALERLPSVCNVSVKAYTQVTLLLFSIAVCFYLLLTLAGVDPLWSVAKAKRWCADPDWIHLDTTPFAGLVRNLGALLGLGLAVNSHMFIQSCKGKNCREGRFWIMCVAATLSSLQLYDLVRIPTNTDLLFYILSFWKTVSIPVVVVALVPYCVHLMMGIEDKKLV, from the exons atggatggacgttacaTAAA GGTTCTCTTTGGACAGCGACCTTACTGGTGGGTGCATGAAGCTCTGATCTACAACAATCATTCTTTCCCCCGTTTGGAGCAATTCCCCATCACATGTGAAACAGGACCAG GTAGTCCATCCGGTCACGCTATGGGCTCCTCATGCgtgtggtatgtcatggtaacaTCGGCTCTCAACTCTACTCAGTCCGTCACGGTGGCCACGGACCAAACCTCCAAAAG ACTTTGGCTTTTGCGGTCTTGCTTGTGGACCATCTTTTGGATCGTCCAGATAAGCGTTTGCATCTCCAGGGTTTTCATCGCCACACATTTCCCCCACCAGGTTGTCCTCGGCCTTTTGGCTG GCATGTTGGTGGCCGAGGCCTTGGAACGCCTGCCTTCAGTCTGCAATGTGAGCGTGAAAGCATACACTCAGGTCACACTCCTGCTTTTCTCCATCGCTGTTTGCTTCTACCTGCTGCTCACCTTGGCCGGCGTGGATCCCTTGTGGTCGGTGGCCAAAGCCAAGCGGTGGTGTGCTGACCCCGACTGGATCCACCTGGACACCACACCCTTTGCCGGCTTGGTGAGGAACCTGGGAGCTCTATTGGGACTGGGCCTGGCCGTCAACTCCCACATGTTTATTCAGAGCTGCAAAGGAAAGAACTGCCGTGAAGGCAGATTCTGGATCATGTGCGTGGCCGCCACACTCAGCAGCCTGCAGCTGTATGACTTAGTCAGAATCCCCACAAACACTGACCTCTTGTTCTATATCCTCTCCTTTTGGAAGACCGTGTCCATTCCGGTTGTTGTGGTTGCTCTTGTTCCTTACTGTGTTCATTTGATGATGGGGATTGAGGACAAGAAGCTTGTTTAG
- the LOC133537866 gene encoding glucose-6-phosphatase 2-like isoform X1 encodes MDLVQSSGVLVIQYFQNNYGEYRDFLGVISSVGDPRNIFSVYFPLWFHLSHAVGTKMIWAAVVGDWLNLIFKWVLFGQRPYWWVHEALIYNNHSFPRLEQFPITCETGPGSPSGHAMGSSCVWYVMVTSALNSTQSVTVATDQTSKRLWLLRSCLWTIFWIVQISVCISRVFIATHFPHQVVLGLLAGMLVAEALERLPSVCNVSVKAYTQVTLLLFSIAVCFYLLLTLAGVDPLWSVAKAKRWCADPDWIHLDTTPFAGLVRNLGALLGLGLAVNSHMFIQSCKGKNCREGRFWIMCVAATLSSLQLYDLVRIPTNTDLLFYILSFWKTVSIPVVVVALVPYCVHLMMGIEDKKLV; translated from the exons ATGGATTTAGTCCAGAGTAGCGGTGTGCTGGTGATACAGTACTTCCAGAACAACTACGGGGAGTACCGTGACTTCCTTGGTGTCATTTCAAGCGTGGGCGATCCGCGAAACATCTTCTCGGTTTATTTCCCTCTGTGGTTCCATCTGAGTCACGCGGTGGGCACTAAAATGATATGGGCGGCTGTTGTGGGAGACTGGTTGAATCTCATTTTCAAATG GGTTCTCTTTGGACAGCGACCTTACTGGTGGGTGCATGAAGCTCTGATCTACAACAATCATTCTTTCCCCCGTTTGGAGCAATTCCCCATCACATGTGAAACAGGACCAG GTAGTCCATCCGGTCACGCTATGGGCTCCTCATGCgtgtggtatgtcatggtaacaTCGGCTCTCAACTCTACTCAGTCCGTCACGGTGGCCACGGACCAAACCTCCAAAAG ACTTTGGCTTTTGCGGTCTTGCTTGTGGACCATCTTTTGGATCGTCCAGATAAGCGTTTGCATCTCCAGGGTTTTCATCGCCACACATTTCCCCCACCAGGTTGTCCTCGGCCTTTTGGCTG GCATGTTGGTGGCCGAGGCCTTGGAACGCCTGCCTTCAGTCTGCAATGTGAGCGTGAAAGCATACACTCAGGTCACACTCCTGCTTTTCTCCATCGCTGTTTGCTTCTACCTGCTGCTCACCTTGGCCGGCGTGGATCCCTTGTGGTCGGTGGCCAAAGCCAAGCGGTGGTGTGCTGACCCCGACTGGATCCACCTGGACACCACACCCTTTGCCGGCTTGGTGAGGAACCTGGGAGCTCTATTGGGACTGGGCCTGGCCGTCAACTCCCACATGTTTATTCAGAGCTGCAAAGGAAAGAACTGCCGTGAAGGCAGATTCTGGATCATGTGCGTGGCCGCCACACTCAGCAGCCTGCAGCTGTATGACTTAGTCAGAATCCCCACAAACACTGACCTCTTGTTCTATATCCTCTCCTTTTGGAAGACCGTGTCCATTCCGGTTGTTGTGGTTGCTCTTGTTCCTTACTGTGTTCATTTGATGATGGGGATTGAGGACAAGAAGCTTGTTTAG
- the LOC133537824 gene encoding LOW QUALITY PROTEIN: kinetochore protein Spc25-like (The sequence of the model RefSeq protein was modified relative to this genomic sequence to represent the inferred CDS: substituted 1 base at 1 genomic stop codon), which yields MHRLRQQRLYERTYSKASVTESNHHLPVELDQAMVSHPHHVQDGKENLHSDLQHNALLKEKRHAIAEMASDINQKEMQRYAVIQKIEKLKEDQTRRKELIESQYKANKDRLKNLQKARIVFQENLXMEIQTILGMAQNVNSEKLQFVYWNINPTDLNSAYVITMGIKEDRAYQIVSSDPALECLPDLERRLQETNNLPAFLANVRKQFIS from the exons ATGCACCGACTTAGGCAACAGCGACTCTATGAAAGAACCTACTCAAAAGCCTCAGTTACTGAATCTAATCATCACCTGCCCGTCGAGCTGGATCAGGCCATGGTATCTCATCCACATCACGTGCAAGATGGGAAG GAAAATCTGCACAGTG ATTTGCAACATAATGCACTATTGAAGGAAAAACGGCACGCTATTGCAGAAATGGCATCTGATATCAATCAGAAGGAAATGCAGAGATACGCCGTCATTCAGAAGATTGAGAAGCTTAAAGAAGATCAAACAAGGAGAAAAGAGT TAATCGAGTCTCAGTATAAAGCAAACAAGGACAGACTGAAGAACCTGCAAAAAGCCAGAATTGTCTTTCAGGAGAATTTATGAATGGAAATACAAACGATCCTCGGCATGGCACAGAATGTCAACA GTGAAAAGTTGCAGTTTGTGTATTGGAATATCAACCCCACTGATCTGAACAGTGCCTATGTTATCACAATGGGAATCAAGGAGGACAGAGCATATCAAA TTGTGTCGAGCGACCCTGCGCTTGAGTGTCTGCCAGATTTGGAAAGACGCCTTCAGGAGACTAACAACTTACCAGCTTTCCTGGCCAATGTAAGGAAGCAGTTTATCTCCTga